GTGTATCCCCTTGCGGTACCAACAATTCGCCACGGCTTTGGTTATATTCCGTTCTCACGGGTTCTTTACCGTTGGGGTTGGTTACTCTGCCCAGCATTAAATTGGAACAGGCAGACGGGTGAACAATAAAATATACACTTAAAATAATAAAAACTAAAATAACGGACTTAAGTAAAATTTTCAGCACGGGTGGCCTCCTATATATCCTATAGGATACAATATTTTTCCGTTTTTATTCATCTTTTTTTGGGGCTTGCGGAGCATTTTGGGTAGCACCTTGTAACTGCTCGATACTTTTAACAAACTGAGGATTGGTAAAAATTTGTTGAACAGTTTTGGCAAAGTCCGGGTTTTGCATATGCTTACTGACGACCCCGGCGATTTCCGGGTTTTGTTGCATCACTTGGGCCAAGTTCCCCCCGCTTAAGCCGGCTATATCCAATGCTTCCCCTTTGGAAGCGGCGGCCAGTTCCTTATTAAAGGCTTGCAGTTTTTCATCATCGGCAAAATCGGCCAAAATGGAGTGTATAGTGTCCACGGCTTGCTTTTCGGCTTGTTCTTGGGTAAGAGGTTTTTCTTCTATAAAATAGTCCGCTTTTGTTCCTTGGAACAGCACCGGAGCCGACACGGGTTCCGCACGCGGAGCAGCCAAAGAAACGGGAACATTTTGAAAGGTAAAGGCGCCTTCGGTTTCTTGGCGTTCCTGTTCCCATTGGGCCACTTTTTGCTGATAGAACTGATAGCCGCGGGCCGCGCCCATGAAAAGAAGCGCGGCCACCATAAGGGCTATCAAAGCGTAACTTGTTTTGGACATTATTGCCCCAATTCTAATAGTTCCACATCAAAAATCAAGGTGGAATTAGGCGGGATATTCCCCACCGGGCGATTTCCGTAAGCAGTATCGGCCGGACACACTACCGTGGCGCGGGCACCGGGTTTCATTTGCTGAACGGCTTTCGTCCAACACGGAATTACATCGGTCAGTTTAGTTTGGAAGGCCTCGCCGCGGTCGCGGGAACTGTCGAACTTAGTCCCATCGATTAAAGTGCCGGTATAGTGCACTTTTACCGTACTGTCCGCTTTCGGGTTTTTGCCTTTCCCGGCGCGGGAAAGTTTAATCATCGCCCCGTTATCCAAGGTTTTTACACCTTTTTCTTTTTGGAAATCAGCCAGGTATTTTTTTTGTTCGGCTTCGTATTTGGCGGAAATCGTTTTGGCATCATCTTTGTATTTTTGGATAATTTGCGGTTTGTATTTTTCCACATCGGTTTGCGGTTTTTTATGCAACAGACTATCGCGCATACCTTGGGAAAGGGCTTTATAATCGTCTTCGTTATCCAATACTAACTGATTTTTAAGATTATTGCCCAGCAAAAAACCCAACGAATACAACATTTTGTTGCGTTCGGCAGAGGCCTCCGCCGTAGTAGCCGAGGGCGTTTCTTGCGCAAACCCCATAAGCGGGGTTATCAACATAACAAGTAACAATAATTTTTTCATTTTTTAACTCCTATCTGTTTTTCAAATATGCTTCCATACGGCGTACAATCTGCTCGGCAGATTGTTCCCCCACGCTTTGCATGCTTCTGCGCAAAGAATCTTCCGCACGGGAAGTACCGGCCCGTTCGTACACATTAAAACGGGCGAAAGTTACCCCTTTTTGCGCTTCCTGCAAACTGACCGCCGCACTGCTGGAAACCCAAATTAAGCCTTCCACTTTTTTAGAGTGATATCCGTCCACTTCGGTTTGAATTTTAACCACTAAAAGTTTATCCGGGTCGGTTTCGTCCACCACGCCCAGTCCCATTTGGTTTAACGCGTCCACCACATAAGTAACCATTACTTCGCTGGCCATACCTTCCACTTCTACCGCTACCAATACGGCAGCCATTTTTTCTTTTAACACATCTTTATAAGGCAGGAAGGTTTCCGGGCTGAAAGGTTGACGGGTAGCCGACAGGAATTGGTAGGCTTCGTCCACAGCCAAACGGCGCGCCACCAGCGGTTGCATACGGTAAGCGATTTTCAAATCGGCCATCGGGTCGGCAGGATTGGTAAATTGAGCAGCCAAACCGGCAAGCATGCCGTCCAACTGTTTCAAAACGGGTTCTAAAACGCGTTGGGCTTTTTCGCGAGAAAGAACGGCCAGAGCATAGTAGTGCTTGGAACCGGAGTCCTTATCCCGCCATACTTTATCCACTTCGGCATTGGCCATTAAATCGGTCAATACTCCTTGCGCTTCGGCGTCCGGAGCGTTTTGCATAATTTCCCGGCGCATATTATCCAGCGCGTTTTGGGAGGCTTCCGTTTCCGTCATACCTTCCCCGGCCACTACATAATATTTGGCAGAATTATACTGATTGGTTTTGTAACTAACCGTATTTTTATTCATACCTGCGCAGGCACATAACCCCAAAGCGCAGACAAGTAAAAATATTTTCTTCATTTTCCCCTCCTAATAAGCCGTCCGGTGGTGCAAAAATACGCGGCCGCCTTTCGGCACAAACACATTTTCAAAGGTGTGTTCTCCTATTATATTACCATATCCGTCGCTAAACAACAGGCGGATATTTTGATTACCCGGAGCCACAAAAATACGGGTCATGCGTACTTCGGCAGGTAAAGTAAACCATTGGCGGGTGTCCGCTTTTTCGGTAACGGCACCAAAGATGTTTACCAACAAACGCGCCAACTCCCCGATACCTTCGTCTCCTGTGGCCTCCGTCATAGCGCGCCCGGCTTGTACCGAGGCCACTTGTTTTACCACCGCACGGGTGGCACTTCTAAACAAAATGCCGGGTCTTTTTTCTTGCAGATCTAAATGAGCGGCCGCTGCAAAATCGGCTACTTTTTGAGTGTAATACCGCTGGCCGTTTGCCTCCGCCCACGAAGTACTTACCTGATAGGGGGTTTGCTCCAAAATGGGGGCGGAAATGCCCGCGGAACGGCCTACCATAGCGGTTAAAATGGCGTTGTGTACTTCGGGAGCTACCACTCCGTGCCCTTCTTCCGGATATGAAGCATAACTGACCAACTCGTTCCAACTGAGCATAAAAGTAGCCGTCTTTTTTAATGGGAGAAGTCCGTTATAGTGAAATAAAATAATTTCCCCCCAGTCCTGGGCATCTTGCGGAACATAAAATTCGGGGGCGGAGACTTTCAAATCTTTTCCCAAGCGTTCGTAGGCTTTCAAAGAATTGGTACGGGCAATGCGTGCAGAGGACAAGTTCCCTTCCGATTCAAAAATCAAACTGGCAAAATACTGCACAAAGGGGTCGTCGTTATAGCCGGAAGATTTACTGCCGCGCAAATGATCCAAGAAAAAAACCGCTTTGCGCGCTTCTACCGCGGCAGAAGATATTTTGTTTTGTTCCAAAAAGTTCATCGCCCGAAAGAAAAAAGTAAGGGCTTGCTCGTAAGAGGCAACCGTATAGGGAGCGGTTAAATCGTTAATCAAAAGCGTCCCGGCCGTGCCGGAAATGCTTTTGGCGGTATTTTCGTTAATATGTTGCTGGGCGGAAGAAAACAGGATATCGCTTTCATAAGGTTGGTGAGAATCGTGCAAAACTAGGGCTTTATCCAAATAAAACAGGGAAGCGTCCCTCTCGGAATAGTGTTTTTCTTTGGCTTGTTCCACACGGGCTTGGGCTTCCTCCATTTTTTGGGAAGCCAACATACTTTGTACTTCTTTTTTGTAACGCAAAGAAGGCGCCGTACACGCGGAGCATAACAACACTAACCCCAACAAATATACGCGCGCCTTCATAAAGTGTTCCTACCAGGTTACTTTACTGTGTTTTACATATTTTTTGATTTGTTTTTGACCGTTCCAAACGATTTGGTTGGTTTCAATATCAATTAGTTTCAAGTTGGTTTGATAGAATACCAGGGCTTTGCTGCCGGATTTATCCACCACGGAGTTCAGCACACCGCTGAGCATATAATCGGCTCCTACTTCTTTGCCGAAGGCTTTGCGGGTGGCTTCGCTGGCAAATTCATCTTGTTCCAAGCGTTCGGTGCGAAGATCACCGCGTTCTTCCGAAGAGGCAACAAAGTTCACTTTGCCCGAATTGATAAGAGCGCGTTGCACTTCTTCTATAAACACGGAAGTATTGATGTGTTCCATGGTTTTATTATTAACCGTGCCGACAATAACGGTGGGTTCTTTGCCGTAACGGGTGGTAAACTTGTTATACCAACCGCTGGCTAAACAATCGGTAATCATTTCTTGGGCAACCATTTGGGCATCGGTATCGTTCCAACCGCCGCTCACATCTTTTATTAAATTAGTTTCTACGCGTTCTACACTGGTACTGCACGCGAAAAAAAGCGGAGCAACCAGCAAAACAACTAAAAGTTTTTTCATTGTTTTTTCTCCTTATAAACAGATACTCTTATCCTAGCATATTTCCTACAACAATTCAGGCATTTTGTCAGGACGGCACAAACGGCTTTCCTGCACTATCTTTTCGGCATAAGAGCAGTCCACC
The window above is part of the Elusimicrobium sp. genome. Proteins encoded here:
- a CDS encoding FKBP-type peptidyl-prolyl cis-trans isomerase; amino-acid sequence: MKKLLLLVMLITPLMGFAQETPSATTAEASAERNKMLYSLGFLLGNNLKNQLVLDNEDDYKALSQGMRDSLLHKKPQTDVEKYKPQIIQKYKDDAKTISAKYEAEQKKYLADFQKEKGVKTLDNGAMIKLSRAGKGKNPKADSTVKVHYTGTLIDGTKFDSSRDRGEAFQTKLTDVIPCWTKAVQQMKPGARATVVCPADTAYGNRPVGNIPPNSTLIFDVELLELGQ
- the lpoB gene encoding penicillin-binding protein activator LpoB: MKKLLVVLLVAPLFFACSTSVERVETNLIKDVSGGWNDTDAQMVAQEMITDCLASGWYNKFTTRYGKEPTVIVGTVNNKTMEHINTSVFIEEVQRALINSGKVNFVASSEERGDLRTERLEQDEFASEATRKAFGKEVGADYMLSGVLNSVVDKSGSKALVFYQTNLKLIDIETNQIVWNGQKQIKKYVKHSKVTW